The Aspergillus luchuensis IFO 4308 DNA, chromosome 7, nearly complete sequence genome has a segment encoding these proteins:
- a CDS encoding uncharacterized protein (SECRETED:SignalP(1-17)), producing MQFKILALSAFVATAAATLDVAFSGYYYADCVSPSIEAANVISGACGPANGLPLKSFSARIYSGSCDAGTSPILKMYTSTGCTDESLYGEYEITSDTQCFAVDATFLSNEVVCE from the exons ATGCAGTTCAAG ATCCTTGCGCTTTCCGCTTTTGtggccactgctgctgccacccTTGACGTCGCCTTCAGCGGCTACTACTACGCCGACTGCGTCTCCCCCAGCATTGAGGCCGCCAACGTCATCTCTGGTGCCTGTGGACCTGCCAACGGCCTCCCTCTCAAATCTTTCTCCGCGCGCATCTACTCTGGCTCCTGCGATGCTGGCACATCACCTATCTTGAAGATGTACACCTCCACGGGCTGCACCGATGAGTCATTGTACGGCGAATACGAGATCACCAGCGATACTCAATGCTTCGCGGTGGATGCAACATTCCTGAGCAATGAGGTTGTTTGTGAGTAA
- a CDS encoding uncharacterized protein (COG:Q;~EggNog:ENOG410PWGN;~InterPro:IPR036291,IPR002347;~PFAM:PF00106;~go_process: GO:0055114 - oxidation-reduction process [Evidence IEA]), translating into MVKFFQPQPKIDPLPTGIDLTGKTAVITGASAGMGLEVTKQLLRLRLSTAILAVRNVSKGEACIESLLQDRSIQAHNPKPTMKVMELDMDRYDSVQQFAKTLREEVPVVDLLILNAGVASLNFERSPSSHERVTQVNYCSNALLVAELLPHLEAGAEQTGSPARISWVGSRSHESPSFEKKAPIEADEGVLEHMDKEEAFAPFQRYNDTKLLCVLFMYSLAPRLDPKKVIINMMCPAMVNTGMSNMLPLHLRLFFNVIKAIRARPVEVGGWVILNAALVAGPESHGKFLADKVITDKPAIVTCPMGQEIQTKLWEETVTELSKLTTLPPQFH; encoded by the exons ATGGTCAAGTTCTTTCAGCCACAGCCAAAGATCGATCCCTTGCCTACAGGAATTGACCTGACTGGCAAGACCGCGGTCATCACTGGTGCTAGTGCAGGTATGGGTCTTGAAGTCACCAAGCAGCTTTTGCGCTTGCGCCTCTCCACCGCCATCCTCGCCGTGCGCAATGTCTCCAAAGGCGAAGCTTGCATCGAATCGCTGCTGCAAGACCGCAGCATTCAAGCCCACAACCCAAAGCCCACCATGAAGGTCATGGAGCTTGACATGGATCGCTATGATAGCGTGCAGCAATTCGCAAAAACTCTCCGCGAAGAGGTTCCGGTGGttgatctcctcatccttaaTGCGGGAGTTGCTTCTTTAAACTTCGAACGTAGCCCAAGTAGCCACGAGAGGGTGACCCAAGTGAACTACTGCTCCAACGCGCTGCTGGTTGCcgagcttcttcctcacctgGAAGCTGGTGCGGAGCAGACCGGCTCCCCTGCCCGGATCAGCTGGGTAGGCAGTCGCTCGCACGAGTCACCCAGTTTCGAGAAAAAGGCCCCCATTGAAGCCGACGAGGGGGTTTTGGAGCATATGGACAAGGAGGAAGCCTTTGCTCCTTTTCAACGGTATAATGACACCAAGTTACTCTGTGTGCTGTTCATGTACAGCTTGGCTCCGCGCCTGGACCCCAAAAAGGTCATCATTAATATGATGTGTCCGGCTATGGTAAACACTGGGATGAGCAACATGCTTCCACTGCACCTGCGCTTGTTTTTCAACGTCATCAAGGCTATTCGCGCCCGACCCGTTGAGGTAGGGGGTTGGGTTATCCTGAACGCTGCGCTCGTAGCAGGCCCAGAGTCCCATGGGAAGTTTTTAGCGGATAAGGTCATCACCGA TAAACCTGCAATTGTTACCTGTCCAATGGGTCAGGAGATTCAAACCAAGCTTTGGGAAGAAACAGTCACCGAACTGAGCAAGTTGAccactcttcctccccagttTCACTAG
- a CDS encoding uncharacterized protein (COG:Q;~EggNog:ENOG410PKQ1;~InterPro:IPR036396,IPR001128,IPR002401;~go_function: GO:0005506 - iron ion binding [Evidence IEA];~go_function: GO:0016705 - oxidoreductase activity, acting on paired donors, with incorporation or reduction of molecular oxygen [Evidence IEA];~go_function: GO:0020037 - heme binding [Evidence IEA];~go_process: GO:0055114 - oxidation-reduction process [Evidence IEA]), with protein MRWRPVTPLAFPHALSKDDWVNDYFLPKGATVSLNVGCLHHDENVFPNPDQFDPSRFEGRHKLAFDYAASSEYMQRDHYVYGAGRRLCPGIHLSERSMFLGAARLLWAFNFEPAQDEKGNPIPMDTDPTTGYTEGFLVCPRLYKCIVAPRLATHTDTVLREFARAESDVLSQYANP; from the coding sequence ATGCGCTGGCGACCCGTCACACCCTTGGCCTTTCCGCACGCCCTTAGTAAGGATGACTGGGTGAATGACTACTTCCTCCCAAAAGGAGCCACCGTCTCTCTGAACGTCGGGTGCCTACATCATGACGAAAATGTCTTTCCAAACCCCGACCAGTTTGACCCTTCGCGGTTTGAGGGCCGGCATAAGCTGGCATTTGACTATGCCGCTTCTTCCGAGTACATGCAGCGTGATCATTATGTCTACGGTGCCGGACGACGTCTGTGTCCAGGGATCCATCTGTCCGAACGTAGCATGTTCCTTGGTGCTGCAAGGCTTCTTTGGGCATTCAATTTCGAGCCGGCGCAGGATGAAAAGGgcaatcccatccccatgGACACAGACCCGACCACCGGCTACACCGAAGGTTTCCTTGTCTGCCCGCGACTATATAAATGCATTGTTGCGCCGCGATTAGCTACTCATACAGATACAGTTCTTAGAGAATTTGCCCGGGCCGAATCCGACGTTCTCTCTCAATATGCGAATCCATAG
- a CDS encoding uncharacterized protein (COG:S;~EggNog:ENOG410Q1A8;~InterPro:IPR036864,IPR007219,IPR001138;~PFAM:PF00172,PF04082;~go_function: GO:0000981 - DNA-binding transcription factor activity, RNA polymerase II-specific [Evidence IEA];~go_function: GO:0003677 - DNA binding [Evidence IEA];~go_function: GO:0008270 - zinc ion binding [Evidence IEA];~go_process: GO:0006351 - transcription, DNA-templated [Evidence IEA];~go_process: GO:0006355 - regulation of transcription, DNA-templated [Evidence IEA]) — MPPPKPRQIKRPRLSLSCIVCRRRKVRCGREHPQCVNCVRMKENCVYENLVRDKFTGRVRRVSPPVPQGENSIEQESIANHSEERTGSSTWSHCVSQDSGKVIDLSDEAPLPRGTVSSTAPPPPHTPPTEPICDARSAPHQRLSSSILTPAPRSSQQEVDLQYPTMPSSEEAIQLPEDHQAFARAGRSRTPSAFQHAITAVSASATAPSASNNHHYLVRPDYLSVRRGARARYIGQAFWGFVAGKESMSDDFFDCNRDASPERPLKHIPSLGMFSLLRSLPTKPVSDTFLDAFFFAVWPLFPLVHSPTLRADYDRFWDWCRNSDRALPPEKVRDDPTFLCLLFAILYSGACAAPPASWTCTSLQSLRRETTIAHLKSAYTTSMSLCQHLDHPTLNTLVSTLLTAPFLDRHVEPMRNMVSISTTIRIAQSMGLHMEGSWSSSLSPVDQEIRRRVWWYIIGLDVQSSICTGLPPCCAPETLDIVSMIADTRDEDISDMSSHFSPDLVPGPAEQSIAVILAIARSVTARVQSKIISRLQNGRHLTQTEFTELVMLVKDLQQKIDKLIARVPSQGIPEKGFIPSRLAKASPITHRTLYKDDGTHPTVFAAWTRIMLILIKFETAVILQKPFLPAPDSADPESCRAWTSVAHLCVSYLRMFLQLYQTPAYSPYVWFCYRYHGPLQCVFLILVYLHCFPESRDIVLARYCVEEIIDHTVSYYQDPQGSSGVPRADNPDCGEGSSEARIPLAVQVLVDLKSRLDSQMKSDTRIIDKLDENKCRLSPYALEPGSWSTEKDTVNKSIFPLPYSSFSSSTIHIHCNERAPSTATAPQTPSGTRPGPTSSIFVAEDDSGLDLDVLTSLTDFESWSSSLARPK, encoded by the exons ATGCCGCCACCTAAACCCCGCCAGATCAAAAGGCCCCGATTATCATTGAGTTGCATTGTCTGCCGTCGTCGCAAAGTTCGCTGCGGCCGCGAACATCCGCAATGCGTCAACTGTGTCCGGATGAAGGAGAATTGTGTCTACGAGAATCTGGTCCGCGATAAGTTTACCGGTCGTGTACGCCGAGTGTCTCCTCCTGTGCCCCAGGGTGAGAATTCCATTGAACAGGAATCCATTGCCAATCATTCGGAGGAGCGAACAGGAAGTTCTACCTGGTCACACTGCGTGTCACAAGACTCTGGAAAGGTGATAGATCTCAGCGATGAGGCTCCCCTTCCGCGTGGCACCGTTTCTTCCaccgctcctcctcctcctcacacACCCCCTACCGAACCCATATGCGATGCTAGATCTgctcctcatcaacgcctttcttcctccatACTCACCCCAGCACCACGATCAAGCCAACAGGAGGTTGATTTGCAATATCCGACAATGCCTTCCTCGGAAGAAGCCATCCAGCTGCCCGAGGACCATCAGGCCTTTGCTAGAGCAGGAAGGAGCAGGACGCCAAGTGCCTTCCAGCATGCCATCACTGCGGTGTCAGCATCCGCTACAGCGCCCAGTGCCTCTAACAATCACCATTATCTTGTTAGACCTGACTATCTGAGTGTACGACGGGGCGCACGTGCACGGTACATTGGTCAAGCGTTTTGGGGATTTGTGGCAGGGAAA GAATCTATGAGTGATGATTTCTTTGACTGCAATCGTGATGCTTCACCGGAACGGCCCCTCAAACATATACCCTCCTTGGGGATGTTCAGTTTACTACGGTCCCTACCTACGAAGCCCGTGAGCGATACCTTCCTCGAtgcattcttcttcgcggTGTggcctcttttccctctggTGCATAGCCCAACCCTACGGGCGGACTACGACAGATTCTGGGATTGGTGCCGCAATAGCGATAGGGCGCTTCCCCCAGAAAAAGTCCGCGATGACCCAACCTTTCTCTGCCTTCTCTTTGCCATCCTGTATTCTGGCGCGTGCGCTGCACCACCGGCCAGCTGGACATGCACCAGTCTGCAGAGTTTGCGGAGGGAAACGACGATAGCCCACTTGAAGTCGGCCTATACGACAAGTATGTCTCTATGCCAGCATCTCGACCATCCAACATTGAACACGCTAGTGTCTACGCTGCTGACTGCACCATTCTTGGACCGACATGTTGAGCCAATGCGCAATATGGTCTCTATCAGCACAACAATTCGCATTGCCCAGAGCATGGGATTGCATATGGAAGGATCTTGGTCATCCTCATTGAGCCCCGTTGATCAGGAAATCCGTCGTCGGGTATGGTGGTATATTATTGGGCTTGACGTCCAGTCTAGCATATGCACAGGCCTACCCCCTTGTTGCGCCCCTGAGACGCTGGACATCGTCAGCATGATAGCTGATACACGCGATGAAGATATTAGTGACATGTCTAGTCATTTTTCCCCAGATCTAGTCCCCGGTCCAGCGGAACAGTCCATAGCCGTTATACTCGCCATAGCGCGATCTGTAACAGCGCGTGTGCAGTCAAAGATCATTTCGCGCCTGCAAAATGGACGACACCTAACCCAGACCGAATTTACTGAACTTGTGATGCTGGTGAAAGATCTTCAACAGAAGATCGATAAACTTATTGCCCGTGTTCCTTCACAAGGGATTCCTGAAAAGGGATTCATTCCCTCCCGGCTAGCCAAAGCATCTCCGATCACACACCGAACACTTTATAAAGATGATGGCACTCATCCTACTGTTTTCGCGGCTTGGACAAGAATAATGCTGATATTGATCAAATTTGAGACAGCTGTAATTCTACAAAAGCCGTTCTTACCTGCCCCGGACAGTGCGGATCCGGAATCATGCAGGGCATGGACCAG TGTAGCACACCTCTGCGTGAGCTACTTGCGTATGTTCCTGCAGCTCTATCAAACCCCTGCCTACTCCCCTTACGTATGGTTTTGCTACCGATATCACGGCCCTCTTCAATGTGTGTTTCTTATCCTCGTCTACCTACATTGCTTTCCGGAATCAAGAGACATCGTGCTGGCTCGATATTGCGTCGAAGAAATTATCGACCACACTGTTTCATACTACCAAGATCCGCAAGGTTCGTCCGGAGTACCTCGTGCGGACAACCCGGACTGTGGTGAGGGTTCATCAGAGGCGCGAATTCCTCTCGCTGTACAGGTTCTCGTTGACCTTAAGAGTCGTCTGGATTCACAAATGAAATCCGATACCCGAATCATTGACAAGCTGGACGAAAACAAATGTCGGCTTTCCCCATACGCCCTTGAACCTGGAAGTTGGAGTACTGAGAAGGACACAGTGAACAAGAGCATCTTTCCTTTGCCATATTCATCGTTTTCGTCATCCACAATCCACATCCATTGCAATGAAAGGGCCCCGTCTACGGCTACTGCACCCCAAACGCCTTCCGGGACCAGGCCTGGACCAACGAGTAGCATATTTGTCGCAGAAGACGACAGTGGCTTGGACCTGGACGTTCTTACCAGTCTCACTGATTTCGAGTCATGGTCATCCTCGTTGGCTAGACCTAAATGA
- a CDS encoding VOC family protein (COG:S;~EggNog:ENOG410PZTG;~InterPro:IPR029068;~PFAM:PF13669) → MSSNFLGNLNQVCIATPNFKKTLDELGTVGMGPFQIYHFNSKTVSDQKYYEQTGADLYEIDVAFAYNPDPKAPVIEVMHHKKGKSVIKDYLDKHNNKEGVQSIAYTMGTSTMDQRIEEMKKKGYKPATSGYFIGKKGGTKFCFFDTADNDRVPTCFETIEWSSDWVAPDPEWYPNKPSEA, encoded by the coding sequence ATGTCAAGCAATTTCCTCGGCAACCTCAATCAGGTATGCATTGCCACACCGAATTTCAAAAAGACCCTCGACGAGCTAGGTACAGTCGGCATGGGACCTTTCCAGATATATCACTTCAATTCCAAAACCGTTTCGGATCAGAAATATTACGAGCAGACAGGGGCCGATTTATATGAGATAGACGTGGCCTTTGCGTATAACCCCGATCCAAAGGCTCCAGTTATCGAGGTTATGCACCACAAAAAGGGAAAGTCTGTTATTAAAGATTACCTGGACAAGCACAACAACAAAGAGGGAGTGCAAAGTATTGCTTATACCATGGGCACCTCGACAATGGATCAACGCattgaagaaatgaagaaaaaaggCTACAAGCCTGCTACGTCAGGCTACTTCATTGGCAAAAAGGGCGGAACGAAATTCTGCTTCTTTGATACCGCCGACAATGACCGCGTTCCAACTTGCTTCGAGACGATCGAGTGGTCGAGTGATTGGGTAGCGCCAGACCCTGAGTGGTACCCAAATAAGCCATCAGAGGCATAG
- a CDS encoding uncharacterized protein (COG:O;~EggNog:ENOG410PK6V;~InterPro:IPR000641;~go_function: GO:0005524 - ATP binding [Evidence IEA]), which translates to MWARPAQKPRGFSKRDQVGFSSSTRRTGSRTAHLGEAMDQLVDCLTKEKFFKRLIVILAGYDEDINRLMASNPGLTSRFSETVTFKNLSPSQCWVLLRDSLGQVHQVDHAVVRQPDGQFHALILASFEHLSTLPGWGNGRDVKTISDTIIRRVFSCPLDEGQTQMVITEKMVSAVLQSTVLERQLRATATVPNLPTSLAAMPAMAGPHHAAPSFTAASWAKQQDNGSTPPDTDSGAATPTEADLNGPRDPGVSNEVWDQLQADRKQHDAQIMHDAEIINEEKALRKKLDNNSEMPDDDERRQYEELIRSLVRQMFEIEERKKKEEEAQRKLREMRVCPMGYRWIPQATGYRCAGGSHFVSSAQLGL; encoded by the coding sequence ATGTGGGCCAGACCGGCCCAAAAACCGAGAGGCTTCTCGAAAAGGGATCAGGTCGGGTTCTCTTCATCGACGAGGCGTACCGGCTCGCGGACGGCACATTTGGGAGAGGCCATGGACCAGCTGGTGGATTGTTTGACAAAGGAGAAATTCTTCAAAAGGCTGATTGTTATCCTGGCCGGGTATGACGAGGACATCAATCGCCTTATGGCATCGAACCCCGGCCTCACCAGTCGTTTCTCGGAGACAGTCACGTTCAAGAACTTGTCTCCCTCTCAATGTTGGGTACTCCTGCGGGACAGTCTGGGACAGGTCCACCAAGTAGATCACGCTGTTGTTCGGCAGCCTGATGGTCAATTTCACGCGCTGATCTTGGCGTCCTTTGAACACCTATCCACTCTTCCTGGCTGGGGGAACGGTCGGGATGTGAAAACCATCTCGGACACCATTATTAGGAGAGTCTTTTCGTGCCCTTTAGATGAAGGCCAGACACAGATGGTGATCACTGAAAAAATGGTCAGTGCAGTTCTCCAGTCCACAGTTCTGGAGCGCCAGCTGCGGGCGACGGCGACCGTCCCGAATCTGCCGACTTCCCTCGCTGCCATGCCAGCGATGGCTGGACCGCACCACGCGGCACCCTCCTTCACAGCTGCTTCCTGGGCAAAACAACAGGATAACGGGTCGACACCACCAGACACTGACTCAGGTGCCGCAACTCCAACAGAGGCTGACTTGAATGGGCCTCGCGATCCAGGGGTATCTAACGAGGTTTGGGACCAACTGCAAGCTGATCGAAAACAACACGACGCGCAAATCATGCATGATGCGGAGATCATTAATGAGGAAAAGGCTTTGCGAAAGAAACTGGACAACAACTCAGAGATGCCAGACGATGACGAGCGACGTCAATATGAAGAACTTATTAGGAGTCTTGTTCGGCAAATGTTTGAGATCGAGgagcgaaagaagaaggaggaagaagcacagAGGAAACTGCGGGAAATGCGTGTCTGTCCTATGGGATATCGTTGGATTCCACAGGCCACAGGCTACCGGTGTGCAGGTGGGAGTCATTTTGTCTCTTCGGCACAGCTGGGCTTGTAA
- a CDS encoding uncharacterized protein (COG:O;~EggNog:ENOG410PK6V;~InterPro:IPR000641,IPR003959,IPR027417,IPR003593, IPR041679,IPR041627;~PFAM:PF00004,PF13087,PF17866;~go_function: GO:0005524 - ATP binding [Evidence IEA];~go_function: GO:0016887 - ATPase activity [Evidence IEA]), whose translation MCRKKGSTLKASKQNPFEVEMTLKVVKYLGQQGYGTEDIVIMTPYLGQLSLLRTELSKTNDPVLNDLDANDLIQAGLQLPGSTKVTRDPIRISTIDNYQGEERNIVIASLTRSNEVGDIGFMAAPERVNVLLSRARNALVMIGNASTFLASRKGQSTWKPLLEMLQANGQVYDGVPLKCETHPDRMIVVQSPETFEEECPDGGCSDPCSTLLPCGLHSCIRRCHRALDHKRMKCTMTMHKACPKNHNYYWECSQGEPRICPTCHGEAIEAERRRNEDAKLEEKRRKIQLEHAKQLAGIQYKIEMQRERLTNEQKVRDHQETLAQKQKELESLTAAASRLTASRSGATKESADSTGNDNSEPKTVTLKSATRDEWNRQKTEEGQSNAALDTLMNMIGLENVKDSFLTIKAKVDVVVRQGASLSDERFGAALLGNPGTGKTTVARLYAQFLGSVGVIPGSFFIETSGSKLANAGIAGCQKHLNEIKSNGGGALFIDEAYQLTSGNNAGGSSVLDFLLAEVENLTGKVIFIFAGYNKNMESFFSHNPGIPSRFPIELQFQDYSDEELRTILHHHMNKKYKGRMRVEDGPDGLYMRIVARRVGRGRGREGVGNARSVHNAFARITERQAKRLQRERRLKKPTDDLLLTKEDLLGPDPRTVLKKNATWDKLQALTGLRQVKQSVQALFDTVSFNYQCELEEKPMVEFSLNKVFVGNPGTGKTTVAKLYGKLLAEMGYLSNGEVVVKNPSDFIGNVIGGSEAATKGILASTLGKVLVIDEAYMLGGTSSSSDGGTNPDIFKTAVIDTLVAEVQSVPGDDRCVLLLGYRDAMERMFQTVNEGLSRRFPMSAAFDFEDFTDDDLQDILNLKLKGLHFSATAEAKSVVRQCLSRSRNRPNFGNAGEVDILLDKAKLRHQQRLSARKTRNIDILEPLDFDPDFDREQNAVANCQKLFHGVVGCEQLVAQLEGYQNVARNMKRLGLDSREKIPFNFLFRGPPGMHIFDHLLAEVCFD comes from the exons ATGTGCCGAAAGAAGGGATCCACTTTGAAGGCTAGCAAGCAGAATCCATTCGAGGTGGAGATGACGTTGAAGGTTGTCAAGTACCTGGGGCAGCAAGGGTACGGCACGGAGGACATCGTAATTATGACACCGTACTTGGGCCAGCTATCTTTGCTGCGGACGGAGCTGAGTAAAACAAATGACCCGGTGCTGAACGACCTGGATGCGAACGACCTCATACAGGCCGGTCTTCAGTTGCCGGGGAGTACGAAGGTGACTAGAGATCCGATTCGCATATCAACCATAG ATAATTACCAGGGCGAAGAGAGGAACATCGTCATTGCGAGCCTGACGCGTAGCAATGAGGTCGGGGATATTGGTTTCATGGCTGCTCCGGAGCGTGTCAATGTTCTACTCTCCCGAGCAAGAAATGCCCTGGTGATGATTGGGAACGCGAGTACATTCCTAGCAAGCCGGAAAGGACAGTCCACGTGGAAGCCTCTGCTCGAGATGCTTCAGGCCAATGGTCAGGTATATGATGGTGTTCCCCTCAAATGTGAAACCCATCCGGATCGCATGATCGTCGTCCAGTCTCCAGAAACGTTTGAGGAGGAATGTCCTGATGGAGGATGTTCGGATCCTTG CTCAACCTTACTCCCATGTGGTCTTCACTCATGTATTCGACGGTGCCACCGCGCTCTGGATCACAAGAGAATGAAATGCACAATGACTATGCATAAAGCCTGCCCTAAAAACCACAATTACTACTGGGAATGCTCCCAAGGAGAGCCCAGGATCTGCCCTACCTGTCACGGGGAGGCGATTGAGGCAGAGCGAAGAAGGAATGAAGATGCCaagctggaggagaagcgaCGTAAGATCCAGCTTGAACATGCAAAGCAGCTTGCGGGGATTCAGTACAAAATCGAAATGCAGCGGGAACGCCTGACCAATGAGCAGAAGGTCCGAGATCATCAAGAGACTCTTGCtcaaaagcaaaaggaaCTTGAGAGCCTGACTGCTGCCGCAAGTCGCCTCACTGCCTCCCGGTCAGGTGCGACTAAGGAATCAGCTGATAGCACTGGTAACGATAACAGTGAGCCCAAAACGGTTACTCTCAAGTCGGCTACACGAGATGAGTGGAATAGGCagaagacagaagaaggccagTCAAACGCAGCTTTGGACACACTGATGAACATGATTGGACTCGAAAATGTCAAGGATAGCTTTCTTaccatcaaggccaaggtGGATGTGGTCGTTCGGCAGGGGGCAAGTCTGTCTGACGAGCGGTTTGGGGCAGCTCTCCTTGGAAACCCAGGAACAG GTAAAACCACCGTGGCGCGTCTGTATGCCCAATTCCTTGGGTCTGTTGGGGTCATCCCGGGAAGCTTCTTCATTGAGACATCGGGTTCGAAACTCGCGAACGCCGGCATTGCCGGGTGCCAAAAACATCTCAATGAAATAAAGTCGAACGGTGGAGGAGCTTTGTTTATAGACGAGGCTTATCAGTTAACCTCCGGCAACAATGCAGGGGGTAGCTCGGTTCTTGATTTCCTGTTGGCAGAAGTGGAGAATTTGACAGGCAAGGTCATATTCATCTTTGCTGGATACAATAAGAATATGGAGAGCTTCTTTTCCCATAATCCCGGTATTCCCAGCAGGTTCCCTATTGAACTGCAGTTCCAGGACTACTCGGATGAGGAACTGCGTACAATACTCCATCATCACATGAACAAGAAATATAAGGGACGAatgagggtggaggatgggcCGGATGGACTGTACATGCGCATTGTCGCACGGCGTGTCGGTCGCGGCCGCGGTCGTGAGGGGGTTGGGAACGCTCGTAGCGTGCACAATGCCTTCGCGCGTATCACAGAGCGTCAGGCCAAACGGCTACAACGAGAACGGAGATTGAAAAAGCCCACCGATGATCTGCTTCTGACAAAGGAGGACCTTCTCGGTCCGGATCCGCGCACAGTGCTTAAGAAGAACGCCACTTGGGACAAGCTGCAAGCATTAACAGGTCTCCGCCAGGTGAAGCAATCGGTCCAAGCCTTATTCGACACGGTTTCCTTCAACTACCAATGCGAGCTGGAGGAAAAGCCCATGGTGGAGTTCTCGCTCAATAAGGTCTTCGTTGGGAATCCAGGCACCGGCAAGACTACAGTCGCAAAACTGTACGGGAAGCTCCTAGCTGAGATGGGATATCTTTCAAACGGAGAAG TCGTCGTCAAAAACCCATCTGACTTCATTGGCAATGTCATTGGGGGCTCGGAGGCCGCTACGAAGGGCATCTTGGCCTCCACCCTTGGTAAGGTTCTAGTCATCGACGAAGCGTACATGCTAGGGGGCacgtcctcatcttcagatGGGGGTACTAATCCGGATATATTCAAGACGGCGGTCATCGACACCTTGGTTGCAGAAGTACAAAGCGTCCCCGGTGACGATCGCTGTGTCCTGCTTCTGGGATACAGGGATGCGATGGAAAGGATGTTCCAGACAGTCAATGAAGGCCTCTCGCGACGTTTCCCTATGAGCGCCGCATTTGACTTCGAGGATTTCACCGACGATGATCTCCAAGACATACTGAATCTCAAGCTTAAGGGACTTCATTTTAGCGCGACTGCAGAGGCAAAATCAGTCGTTCGCCAATGTCTTAGTCGTTCCCGAAACAGACCGAATTTTGGCAATGCTGGCGAGGTGGATATCCTTCTTGACAAGGCTAAACTACGCCACCAGCAGCGACTGTCCGCGCGAAAGACTAGGAATATTGACATTCTAGAGCCACTGGACTTCGATCCTGATTTTGACCGAGAACAGAATGCGGTCGCTAACTGTCAGAAGCTGTTTCACGGCGTAGTGGGTTGTGAGCAGCTTGTTGCGCAGCTGGAGGGCTACCAGAATGTGGCTAGGAACATGAAAAGACTCGGATTGGATTCTCGGGAAAAGATTCctttcaacttcctctttcGCGGGCCCCCAGGTATGCACATATTCGACCATCTTCTGGCAGAGGTCTGCTTTGACTGA